The sequence cccgtagctgacgtgctttatatcttaagagtcgcttcaacctcagtgaataCTTTCATACTTATCTGCCTCTAATAAACAAGCCTATTTCatttcccttttgatttttcaatttaggtttggaaatctgttttCAACATACAAATCCTATCAAACCTCATGAATCcaaaacacttacactcagttaaatatgaagcctggattactaactagctctcaagaacaatccaaacaaattgAAGAAGAGTTTAAATATCTATCTCGAGGAATTACAAAATAtgggatgaagagaactttgtgatttatatttATCTCTTGCTTGATTTGAAATTACGAAAACCTTggagatcaataagaacaagatcctgATAccagaactatcaggtaaaagatagtcaaCCGGGCTTcgtgaatccctaagtgaagttttCAAAGTCGTAAACTAGAATAAAGTTTtatgaagaacctaggttatgtaggacgactctagtatgcaactaggatacaagagtttcatggattgagaaatcatgttgcaagagtcTCTCTATTAATAGATTTTCAAGGATCcaggtagctttgaattcaagcaaacactgtcgtagtttagatgaaattcttattagggATTCAATAAGCATGTAAGAAGTATGGCTTGAAATAACATAGGGTAATATACATCATGGTCCAGGGTTCTGGAACCGTGCGCAATGACGTCTTATGTTGGCAAGTATGCATATTGAACTTACAAGCATAAGtggtgttcaataacactcaagacttaaaccatgatCTACAAGCTCAAGAGATTTTGTGAAACAATTGGTGAGCTTAGAAGTGTCTATGAGAGTTGTACCAAAGCTAAACATGTTTGTAAAACAGTTTGTGAGATTATGCTTAAATCAGAACAGGGTAGGTATACGCACTGGGTATTCATACCAATGgacagtccacgaactcagtctccAGGGGTACGCGTAtcaggtacgtgtaccttagccaGTTCGCAAACTCAGTTCCTAGGGTTATGTTACCTCCCCCATATTCCTGAACTCAGACTCAACAGGGTAAGCGTATCATGTATGTGTATGTTAGCCAGTTCACAAACTCAGTTCCCAGGGGTATGCttaccgggtatgcatacctccccCATATTCCCGAACTCAGATCAACAACGTATacgtactaagtatgcgtacctctcTTGTTCCCGGAATTCAGATGTTCTGAAAATTtatctttaaaggatatgaaacattcccaatagccataaataataaatatcattgcatgagcaatttccaaatgatcaacttgaaacaaaaatagttcataaacaataaattattcttaaccaagattgttaaggatctaagaatcatatttcgagagatttatctagacaagcttgactcgaaatttcttctttgcaatattaattcTAATAAATCATAGGATAGTCTCATAAGATGGAATGACAAATGTCGTGAGTAAATATGAtaggtcagtcttcacatacctattTTTTGGTGAATTTCTCGTAaatttcttcgtttttttttcagttttaaatcttcgagggttattcagtgatgtatgatactcaactaccatactctaatcctagtccgagacttgactttagtggacttgaaatcaagatatatttttgtgcatctaacattggcaacaaacttgagatagcaaaacttgcgagttcgaccgaacagtgctttAACAAAATTAACGAGAAATAAATGTTAATTAGTTGTCATAAAGTCTTGTTAGTTTAAATATATATATCGACATTGACTCTAGTAATCATGCAATAACATTATAACAACATGAACAGAAACTGGTGTAGGGAAAATATGAATATGCAAGGTTTGAATTGAGTTTATCTAAAtgtaaaataatattataaacaaATAAGAGTATTATAAAATTCATAAAGAAATGTTGTCTTATCTAACACAACATGTGTAACACCCCAAATTTTAAACTCGGATTCCAACTCATATTCAATACTAAAAACCCGAAATGTTATATTAATATCAAAGTACAGGACATGCTTTCCCTGTCCAAACTTATTAAGCAATTTATTGCTCAGTAGTTTAAGCATTATCAAAGTAATCTGTTGCTCGGAAGAAAAATAATCATAACTTTAGTTCCACATCAGTGAAGAGTTCTTCGAATCTACTTCTTTTATATTGAGAAAACCAACCCTTTGTCATGTGCCTTCTATTCAGCTAGCTTACTACACAGCCAACCCGAATAAACTCACGTCTGCCTTTATCATTCAGTGACGTGTAAACTGATCATTTGGTAATTGTTGCCTGTTAGGATAAGAGCACGTGCCCGGCTCAGATTAGTTAGTCATTAGAGTTTCTCTTCCAATCATAAGCGTATTTAAGATGTAATGAAACCCTGTTTTTGGTAAGAATGAATTAATGAAGTATTGAGGCTGCTACAGCAGAGTTACTATTATCCGATTGTTTCCGTCCATTTTCCGTTCATTTTCCGTTGATTTCATTCTCAGTCGTACAACTGGCATCAGAGCCGTTCCGTCCTAGCATCATGGTGGCTCAGATTTGCAAGGAGCTACAAGAAACCAACAACAGACAACAAAATGAGATCGATTCTTTACACTTCAAGGTAAACAATCTAGCTCTGCAACTCAGTACAACGTCGACGAAAGATGATTTACAGTCGATGAAGGTAAAACTTGATACTAGTATGTAGTCTCTTAAGACAGATGAAAAGGGTTTTCAATCtcagttggatttttttttctaatcgaGATCTCACCAAAGATCAAAATGGAGATTCAGGATCTAATACTGGTGGATTTCATTCTAATTCTCATTCTGATGGTCGAGATTCTAATCAATTTCATCGAATGCCTAAGCTCGATTTTCTTAGATTTGATGGCGACGACCCAAAAAGCTGGATCCATAAATGTGAATACTATTTTCAGATGAACAACACCTAGGAGTTACACAAGAGAAGGATGGCGGCCATACGTCTAGATGGTAAAGCAAATAAGTGGTATGACAATTTTTGCGTTAATAAAACTGATATTCCATGGCCATATTTCTGTCATAATGTTTGTTCAAGATTTAAAAATCCTGCTCATGATAATATAGTTGGCTTGTTCATCAAATTGGCCCAACAGAGCACTGTTAATGcttattttgaagaatttgagtatTACAAGGCATTACTCTTAAGTGTTCATAAGGATTTCCATGAGACATATTTTATTGCTAGCATTATTTGTGGCTTAAAGGAAGAACTCAGAAGTTCAGTTCTCATGTTTGATTTTAAAACACTACTCCATGCCTTTTCACTTGCAAGGATGCAATAAAAAACTCTTGTCCTGCAACAGAAAACCAACAAGCTTGCACCCAATTTGTTCTCTCCCTCATTTTCCAACTCTAGACCATTTACACCCACCACCCTTCCCCATAAATCTTCTTTTGTTCCATCTACTCCACACCTTGCACCCAAGACTAGCCCAACTTTAGCACTCAAAAGACTCACTCCAAAGCAGGTACAAGCTAGAAAAGCACAAGGTTTATGCTTCAATTATGATGAAACTTACAAGAGAGGACATATTTGTGAAAAGCAGTATTTATGTGTACTTATAGGGGAAGAGGTTGAAGAAATTTTTGAGCATGTAGGAGAGACTGAACATGAAACTGATGAAGACCCTCCACTTGAGAGTGATATGGAAATATCCTTACATGCTTTGACTGGGAATATCTCAGGAGACACTATAAGAATTCCTGGTTTTGTgaagaaaaaatttattttcattcTTATTGATACTGGTAGCACACACagttttatatattgttctttggACACTAGCTTAAATTGTTCCATTGCTCAAACTGCTAGTTTATTGGTCACAGTAGCCAATGGTGATAAAACAGTGAGTTCTAGTGTTTGTTCTCAGTTGGAATGGACTATGCAAGGTCACAAGTTTTGTGGTGATTTGAGACTACTTCCTCTAGGAGGGTGTGACATAGTTTTGGGAGCAGATTGGCTAAGGAATCTTGGTGATGTTCTCTTCAACTTATCCAAGTTATGCATCACTTTCAAACACAAAGGTAAGAAGATCACATTAACTGGTATTCAGCAAAAGTCTTCACTAAGCATGATGAGTGGCTCTGCAGTCAAGAATTTTTCTCAAAAGCATACTCATGGCATAGTTGGCCAATTATTTTCCATTACCAGCTCTTCTGTCCAACTTACCACCCCACTACCAGTTTCCAACTTACTCAACAAGTTCTCTGATGTTTTTACTGAGCCAACCACTCTCCAAACTCAGAGAAATTTGGATCACAAAATCCCTCTACAACCAAATGTTGAGCCAGTAAATCTAAGACCTTATAGATGCCCTTATATTCAAAAATCAGTTGTTGAGAATCCAGTTAAGGAGATGATCCACTCAGGCATCATACAACCAAGTCACATCCCTTTTGCTTCTCCAATTTTGTTTCTCAAGAAGAAGGAAAAttcttggagattttgtgtgtaTTACAGAAAGTTGAATAGCCTCACAAATAAGGATAAACTTCCAATTCCTACATGGCTCCAAAGTTTTTactaaaattgatttgaagtCTAGCTACCACCAAATCAGAGTTTATCCTTCATATCCACAAGACTGCATTTAGAACTCATCATGGACATTTTGAATTCAAAGTTATGCCATTTGGCCTCACAAATGCACCAGCTACTTTTTAATCTCTCATGAATGACATTTTTCAAGACCATCTCAGGAAGTTCATTCTTGCctttttgatgatattttggtGTACAGTCCTTCCCTAGAAGACCACTTACTTCACTTACAAACAACTCTGGAGCTCCTCAGACACCATCAGTTGGCAGCAAATTTTTCCAAATGCTCTTTTGGGCAATCTGAGATTGAGTATTTAGGACACATCATTACTGGCACTAGACTTATGGCTGACCCTGAAAATATCTCTGCAATGGTGGATTGGCCTACACCAACTAACATCAAAGCCTTGAGGGGATTTTTGGGCCTCACAAGGTATTATAAAAAATTTGTGAAAGACTTTGGCATTATTAGTAGGCCCCTTATTGATCTTTTGAAAAAAAAGATTCTTTCATCTGGTCTTGTGCAACAACTACAACTTTCATTCATCTCAAAAAGGCAATGTCCACTACACCTGTTTTCGCTCTACCTGATTTCAGTAAGCAATTCATACTTGAAACTGATGTTTATGACTTAGGCATTGGAGTTGTTCTTATGCAAGAAGGCAGAGCTATTACCTTTTACAGCAAACCACTTAGACCAAGAGTTGCTGCCTTGTCCACTTATAAGAAGGAGCTTTTGGCAATTGTGCAAGCAGTCACTAGGTGGAAACACTACTTACAATGCCAGGATTTCATTATCAAGATTGATCATCAGAGCATAAACTACTTCTTGGAGCAGAAAATTTCTACAGTCTTGCAGCAAAAATGGCTTATGAAGCTCTTGGGTTTTGACTATGAAATATAAAGTACAAGAAGGGATCAGACAACAAAATAGTTGATGCCCTCTCTAGAAGAGCTCATTTAACTGCTACATGGTCATCCATTTCTCTATATCAACCTGCTTGGGCACAAGAATTACTCCTGAGAAAACTCCACATTATTCTTACATCAATGGTGTTTTGAGGTACAAAAATAGACTTTATGTTGGCAGTTCCTCTACAACAAAGTCCAAAATTTTGAACGCAATCCACTCTTCAGATGTGGGTGGACATTCTGGTATGCAGGCTACATACATTGGAGCCAAATCTTATTTCTTTTGGACTGCTATGAAGAAGGACATTCTCTTGTATGTTTCCACTTATGATGTGTGTCATAGGAATAAAGGGGAACACACATTCCCTGCTGGTCTACTGCAGCCATTGCCCATTCCAAAACATGCTTGGCAACACATCTCAATGGATTTCATTGAGGGATTACTAATGAGTGAGAGGAAATCTGTTATTCTGGTGGTGGTTGACAGATTAACAAAGTATAGCTACTTCATTGGACTGCATCATCCTTACACTGCTTCTTCTGTTGCCAGAGAGTTTATTTCAAATGTTCTCAAGCTTCATGGCCTGCCATCTTCTATTGTTTCTGACAGAGACAAGATCTTCACTAACAACTTTTGGAAAGACTTATTTAGAGCTCTAGGCACTCAGTTGCACCTCAGTACAGCTTACCATCCACAGACTGATGGTCAAACTGAGAGAGTGAACTCTTGTGTTGAGAGTTACTTGAGATGCATGTGTGGTCACCAACCCAAGATATGGCATTTACGGGTTCCActtgcagaatggtggtataacactaATTATCACACCAGCTTGAAGATGAGACCATTTGAAGCTTTATATGGCTATCTCCCACCCCACTTAGCTTTTCCTTGCACTGCAACCACTTCTGTTGCTGAAGTTGGGACATATTTAAAGCAAAGGGATGTTGTACTTTCCTTACTGAAATCTCAGGAGAGGATGAAGTTTTTTGCTGATCAAAAGAGAATCGACAGAGCTTTCTCTGTAGGTGACAATTTTTAGTTGAAACTGCAACCATATAAGCAAGCCTCTGTGGCCCTCAGAAGAAACTTGGAACTTGCATCCAAGTACTATGGACCATTTTTTATGGTACAAAAAATTGGTCCAGCTGCATACAAACTCCAGTTACCAGCTGAAGCAAGAATTCATCCTGTCTTCCATGTATCCCAGCTGAAGAAGCACATTGGCATCACTCACATTCCATCCCCTACACTACCTGTTTTGGATACAGATAGACAGTTTCTTATCATTCCTGCAACTGCTCTAGCCTCAAGAACAATTCTGCGCAATAGGATTTCTGTGCCTCAACTACTTATTCACGGACGAACTCTTCAGCAGAAGATGCTACTTGGGAGGATGCCAAACACATAGCTCACCATTTTCCTAAgttccatccttgaggacaaggatctgcTGATGGGTATGTCATGTGCCTTCTATTCAACTAGCTTACTACTCAGCCAACCCGAATAAACTCATGTCTGCCTTTATCATTCAGTGACGTGTAGACTGATCATTTGGCAATTGTTTCCTGTTAGGATAAGAGCATGTGCCCGGCTCAGATTAGTTAGTCATTAGGTTTTCTCTTCCAATCATAAGCGTATTTAAGATGTAATGAAACCCTGTTTTCGGTAAGAATGAATTAATCAAGTATTGAGGCTGCTACGCCAGAGTTACTATTATTTGATTGTTTCCGTCCATTTTCCGTTGATTTCATTTTCCGTTGCTTATTACTATTAGCAACAAACATAGTAAAATTCTAAATAAACGGTTAAAGTGTTAGTGGTTATGTTTTTCTACTAcgtacttttatttttttttatgtttttgacaTAATTCCTGATTTCAACTTTGTACACCCTCTTCAAATTAGGATGCACATTCCCCACAACTTAATTGGCTGATGCATTACATTGAAAATAGAATATATCAGAAAAACACGAGAAAATtataagaattttggttttgagaAAACATGTCCATTCTCCAATGTGATGCACAGCCCAAATGGAAGGTGAAGAATGTGCATCCTAATTTTTAAGATTGTGGACAAAGTTgcataatggcattcaaaccttctttttctttctttttctaatttatttttaatgGAAAATGTCCTTCATGCCTAAGTAACCAGCACAACCTAACACAAAGAGTACTCAAAGGAAGCTCCATGGAAATAAGTATACTTTTGTAACAACATGAAGAAATGGCAAGCTCCCTCTTCATAATTTGTTTGTGACTTTTACTAGGTCGATTCTAGAAACgagtgaagaaaaagaaaaaaaaaagtgcacCGGAAATAACAAGGCATGGGATGGGTTGCATTTAGGATTGCTTGCTTTTTATTCTAGACACTGACATTGACAACACAACACATTTGGCCTTTCAAGCAAGAAGTAGTCTTATTTGTCAGCAAGTAGTATTCTTATTATAAACTAAGACCAAATAGAGACCCCAGTGACCGACTTCCCTTGTGCCAATTCAGTTTTTTGATTCCAATAACTAGTAGGTTTACAAAATCCTTAGTACATTGCATATATATGATCCCAAGTCACATTCTCTAATCTCTTCTTCTCCCCAGTCCCCCCCATAGATATCGGCAAACAAAACAATAATAAAAAGAGGAACAcccaaaaagaataataaaaggaTTTAACAACCACAAAACCTATAACCGTCtgtctcttcttcttctactgaaATACTAGTCTCTCTATCTAGCTTGCTTGTCCATCCTTGTACCCTTCAGAAGCGATCATTCAGGTGAGAGTTATCGCCATTAATCTCTCCTTTATTTTCTCTTCGCTTCCATttattcttatcttcttcttctttgattgtAATAAACCATGTTTGTCTTTATACTCCTCCTCACCAAAAATAAATAggtgatttttttgtttgttttattttcttttgtaaaaatagatttgttaaaataaaaatttatctAGGTTTTACCTTAGATTGAAGAAGATGGAGTTTTCATTAGTTTTTGTGTTAAATAAAAGGTTACAGAAAATAGAAAATGGTGTTAGTGATTTTATTAAAATCTTATAAAGAAATTCTACAGCTTTGAATGTTTTGATGGGAATAGATTGACCTCAAAGTTTGATTCTGAGATTGTTTGTTTAAccctaactttttttctttttctttttcttggtcATATAGAAAAGTCTACCTGGTCATAACATTGTCTAATTATTATGCAATAATACTGAATTATCAATTATGTCATTTTCATATAAATTTTTAATTGCTTGTGTGCCCTTATAAGTGCATTAGTACTTTTCTTCTCCACAAAGTTACAAAAAAGGACCTCTTATTTCCAATGTGCTTTTCTTGCAACAATAAGCTTCATTCAACTTTATTTTGTTGTGCTTTTTATCAAATGCATAAACTGATTTGTGGAGTTTGATTTTTCTGTTGTTTGTAGTTTTGAGGAAAATGGCAGGAATCGTATCGAATGGTAGCGTTTACCGGATAAGACAGTGTGCCCTCGACCTATTAtcgattgttgatttgatggatgGCGAGGTTTCATGGGACATTATAGGAAGAGATCTCCAGCTTAGATCAACATTCTTATACTGTGATTTCAAACAAATCATTTCTAAAGCAGCAGAGGACGAAAAGAAACCCTTAATTAACCTTGCCAACCGCTTATTATGTTCTATAGAAGAGGTAAAAATGGGTTTGTTCTAGTTCAATTTCACTAGGCACTAGGTTCATATGGCACTTATATCTTTGTATGTCCGTTTTCATTTGATTCGTCATATCTTAATAGGCTTAGGCCTTAAGAGGACTTCCAACTTACAATGTGTAATGCCTATGCAGATGAGCTATGCAGTAAAACTAAAAGATCGTACTTTGATGGAGAGCAGATACTTTGACACAGCAAAGGTTTTGGAAGACTTGATGGCTCTCCTTCCTTATTGCGATCTGTTCGTCGAGGATGAATCGGACGATTAAGTGAACCCCTCATTTACTGTATATGTTTTACCCCTTCCCTCATGTCCAGCTGGTTCTTTCCTTCTTGGGCTTTAAGTACCATCCATCTGTAAATACTAAATACCAGTTTAGAATGATTTCATATGTAAAAAGTTTGGTTTAGGCTTAAATGTTTCAAATCCTTAGCACGCACATCTGTTTTAACTTTTAACAGCAGTAATTTTACAGCCGGTGATGGCATTGAGCTAGCTTACTGGATAGATTCTACtacaatactccctccgtcctaggaAGAGCGACACTTTTACTTtttcaatttgacctaattttagacaaaaatgaagaaaaacagaagtatcacttttcctgggACTGAGGTAGTAGTATGTACTGTTGCGGGACTGAGGTAGTAGTATGTACTGTTGCTTGCTGACAGTTAAAATGGGAGTTAAAAACTGTTTACTAAGAGTTGTGAAGGAGAAATCTGCTCTCACATGTAGTGAGTGCGGACCAGCATCCTCCGCCAATGAAGACAAACCCTGTCTCTTGTGAGATTGCTCCGTGCATAAGAAACCTTATCATCATCGGACAACATTACACGCCAAATATTTTGACCACTCAATCCCTATGTAAGAAATCGAACATCCCAGAGAGTACTGCTTGGCAGAAAACAAATGG comes from Papaver somniferum cultivar HN1 chromosome 7, ASM357369v1, whole genome shotgun sequence and encodes:
- the LOC113292937 gene encoding photosynthetic NDH subunit of lumenal location 3, chloroplastic-like → MAGIVSNGSVYRIRQCALDLLSIVDLMDGEVSWDIIGRDLQLRSTFLYCDFKQIISKAAEDEKKPLINLANRLLCSIEEMSYAVKLKDRTLMESRYFDTAKVLEDLMALLPYCDLFVEDESDD